A window from Setaria italica strain Yugu1 chromosome VIII, Setaria_italica_v2.0, whole genome shotgun sequence encodes these proteins:
- the LOC101758468 gene encoding protein FANTASTIC FOUR 3 isoform X2 — protein MFSRDKQLMPAPMASDGGLRRLFEKPLPENPTLLEALSACHRNTHPNPNRPIDPSSFTEIFGELHFQEKQQPERAALPPAPAPASWLDIATAAEADEKSKDDSSLDALLRPKPAASAVATVKRSASFCLNKSSASLLLCTEGLGSESTVDADDMVKFDGDAEAEADAVKGTETTADGSRNVDAAGAAEEAMKEERQPKAFPPPIRSIGRGGKPYVCFRSFREDGRFVLLEVVIPGKELLQATREGGRLRLQFANAAAAAKMHGEDDDHHAAKNACID, from the coding sequence ATGTTCTCGAGGGATAAGCAGTTGATGCCTGCGCCCATGGCGTCGGACGGCGGGCTGCGGCGGCTGTTCGAGAAGCCCCTGCCGGAGAACCCGACGCTGCTGGAGGCGCTGTCGGCGTGCCACCGCAACACCCACCCCAATCCCAACAGGCCCATCGACCCGTCCTCCTTCACCGAGATCTTCGGCGAGCTCCACTTCCAAGAGAAGCAGCAGCCGGAGCGAGCCGCCcttccgccggcgccggcgccggcgtcgtggctcgacatcgccaccgccgccgaggccgatgAGAAGAGCAAGGACGACTCGTCGCTGGACGCGCTCCTGCGGCCCAAGCCGGCCGCGAGCGCCGTGGCCACCGTGAAGAGGAGCGCGAGCTTCTGCCTGAATAAGAGCTCGGCGTCGCTGCTGCTCTGCACCGAGGGGCTCGGCTCCGAGAGCACCGTGGACGCCGACGACATGGTCAAGTtcgacggcgacgccgaggcTGAGGCCGACGCGGTCAAGGGCACGGAGACGACGGCAGACGGCAGCAGGAACGttgacgccgccggcgccgcggaggaggcaATGAAGGAGGAGAGGCAGCCGAAGGCGTTCCCGCCGCCGATACGGTCGATCGGGCGCGGCGGGAAGCCGTACGTGTGCTTCCGGTCGTTCAGGGAGGACGGGAGGTTCGTGCTGCTGGAGGTGGTGATCCCCGGGAAGGAGCTCCTGCAGGCGACGCGCGAGGGCGGCCGGCTCAGGCTGCAGttcgccaacgccgccgccgcagccaagATGCACGGGGAAGACGACGACCACCACGCAGCCAAGAACGCATGCATAGACTAG
- the LOC101758468 gene encoding protein FANTASTIC FOUR 3 isoform X1: protein MHYALAHTVLASSLWFPFYSERKFLCMFSRDKQLMPAPMASDGGLRRLFEKPLPENPTLLEALSACHRNTHPNPNRPIDPSSFTEIFGELHFQEKQQPERAALPPAPAPASWLDIATAAEADEKSKDDSSLDALLRPKPAASAVATVKRSASFCLNKSSASLLLCTEGLGSESTVDADDMVKFDGDAEAEADAVKGTETTADGSRNVDAAGAAEEAMKEERQPKAFPPPIRSIGRGGKPYVCFRSFREDGRFVLLEVVIPGKELLQATREGGRLRLQFANAAAAAKMHGEDDDHHAAKNACID, encoded by the exons ATGCACTATGCACTTGCGCATACAGTTCTTGCATCATCGCTATGGTTTCCTTTTTATTCAGAGAGAAAATTCCTG TGCATGTTCTCGAGGGATAAGCAGTTGATGCCTGCGCCCATGGCGTCGGACGGCGGGCTGCGGCGGCTGTTCGAGAAGCCCCTGCCGGAGAACCCGACGCTGCTGGAGGCGCTGTCGGCGTGCCACCGCAACACCCACCCCAATCCCAACAGGCCCATCGACCCGTCCTCCTTCACCGAGATCTTCGGCGAGCTCCACTTCCAAGAGAAGCAGCAGCCGGAGCGAGCCGCCcttccgccggcgccggcgccggcgtcgtggctcgacatcgccaccgccgccgaggccgatgAGAAGAGCAAGGACGACTCGTCGCTGGACGCGCTCCTGCGGCCCAAGCCGGCCGCGAGCGCCGTGGCCACCGTGAAGAGGAGCGCGAGCTTCTGCCTGAATAAGAGCTCGGCGTCGCTGCTGCTCTGCACCGAGGGGCTCGGCTCCGAGAGCACCGTGGACGCCGACGACATGGTCAAGTtcgacggcgacgccgaggcTGAGGCCGACGCGGTCAAGGGCACGGAGACGACGGCAGACGGCAGCAGGAACGttgacgccgccggcgccgcggaggaggcaATGAAGGAGGAGAGGCAGCCGAAGGCGTTCCCGCCGCCGATACGGTCGATCGGGCGCGGCGGGAAGCCGTACGTGTGCTTCCGGTCGTTCAGGGAGGACGGGAGGTTCGTGCTGCTGGAGGTGGTGATCCCCGGGAAGGAGCTCCTGCAGGCGACGCGCGAGGGCGGCCGGCTCAGGCTGCAGttcgccaacgccgccgccgcagccaagATGCACGGGGAAGACGACGACCACCACGCAGCCAAGAACGCATGCATAGACTAG
- the LOC101759148 gene encoding rho GTPase-activating protein 4: MTEVALLRGPTNLASPASRASTSSSLRYLANADSDVLPGSGSQEQPAGSTGSRGLRERRGQQAGGSEEEEEEEEEEERWSFLALLFELLRKSLLGCRTVGAGAGEVQRGGCGMEIGLPTDVQHVAHVTFNRFHGFLGLPVEFELEVPRRAPSASASVFGVSTESMQCSYDSRGNSVPTILLMMQRRLYEQGGLQAEGIFRINAENSQEELVRDQLNSGIVPDGIDVHCLAGLIKAWFREMPSGVLDPIPPEQVMQCQSEEDCARAAKCLPSAEAALLDWAVNLMADVVQEEQINKMNTRNIAMVFAPNMTQMADPLTALMYAVQVMNFLKMLIQKTLKDREESNLEDVSLPQKDPSDENGHQKPSVTLDSLLEEGSRRPSFVNEEPLLNSPAHSSEDKPNEFNAAEGATAAFTAQTSEILASRESSTSCSQPALATPAATSDASGATATNSLQGKGSRSLNRRRTRNVKGQSGTRATPADEKSRGVSIVSRINSKVERIEAWR; the protein is encoded by the exons ATGACGGAGGTGGCGCTCCTCCGGGGCCCGACCAACCTCGCTTCCCCCGCAAgccgcgcctccacctcctcctcgctgcGCTATTTAGCCAATGCCGACAGCGACGTGCTCCCGGGAAGCGGCAGCCAGGAGCAGCCTGCGGGATCTACAGGGAGCCGAGGACTCCGAGAACGGCGGGGGCAACAGGCAGGGGggtcagaggaggaggaggaagaagaggaggaggaggagcggtggtCGTTCTTGGCGCTGCTGTTTGAGCTGCTGCGGAAGTCGCTGCTCGGGTGCAGAAcggtgggcgccggcgccggcgaggtccaACGCGGCGGCTGCGGGATGGAGATTGGGTTGCCCACGGACGTGCAGCACGTGGCGCACGTCACGTTCAATAGGTTCCATGGATTCCTGGGGCTCCCCGTCGAGTTCGAGCTAGAGGTGCCCCGCCGCGCTCCCAGTGCCAG TGCAAGTGTCTTCGGAGTTTCAACAGAATCAATGCAGTGTTCCTACGATTCGAGAGGAAACAGTGTCCCAACAATCCTCTTGATGATGCAAAGACGCCTATATGAACAAGGCGGACTTCAG GCAGAAGGTATCTTCCGTATTAACGCGGAGAATAGCCAGGAGGAGCTTGTGAGAGACCAGTTAAACAGTGGAATTGTTCCAGATGGCATTGATGTCCACTGTTTGGCAGGTCTAATCAAA GCCTGGTTTAGGGAGATGCCAAGTGGGGTGCTGGACCCTATCCCACCTGAACAGGTGATGCAATGCCAATCTGAAGAGGATTGTGCTCGGGCTGCAAAATGCCTTCCGTCAGCTGAAGCAGCTTTGCTTGACTGGGCTGTTAATCTGATGGCTGATGTAGTCCAAGAAGAACAGATAAACAAAATGAACACTCGAAATATTGCTATGGTTTTTGCACCGAATATGACTCAG ATGGCAGATCCTTTGACTGCACTGATGTATGCAGTGCAAGTGATGAATTTTCTCAAGATGTTAATACAGAAGACTCTCAAGGATAGAGAAGAGTCCAATCTCGAGGATGTTTCACTGCCCCAGAAGGATCCATCTGATGAGAATGGGCATCAGAAACCCAGCGTGACACTTGATTCTCTACTTGAGGAAGGATCCAGGCGTCCCTCTTTCGTCAATGAAGAGCCCCTTCTGAACAGTCCTGCACACAGCTCTGAGGACAAACCTAATGAATTTAATGCTGCTGAAGGAGCCACTGCTGCTTTCACTGCCCAGACAAGTGAAATCCTGGCAAGTAGGGAGAGCTCCACTAGTTGCTCACAACCTGCACTTGCTACTCCGGCTGCTACTTCTGATGCTTCTGGTGCAACAGCTACAAATTCTCTTCAAGGCAAGGGGAGCCGAAGCCTGAATCGTAGGAGGACCAGAAACGTCAAGGGCCAGTCTGGAACACGTGCCACACCTGCAGATGAGAAATCAAGAGGTGTGAGCATTGTGAGCCGAATAAACTCCAAGGTTGAACGGATCGAAGCATGGAGATGA